In Lycium barbarum isolate Lr01 chromosome 9, ASM1917538v2, whole genome shotgun sequence, the DNA window CATGCAGAAGGTACAAGACACAATGACGCATCACTCATCTGGACAGAAGAAAGCTGTGTGATAATAACAATACTACTACGCGATCGAAGTCTAAAACACGTTAGGAGTTGATAATTCCTTAAGCAATTTCCCGTACAATTGAAATTGCAGAAGGTACAACTAGGTGTATTTTAACTTTTAATACATAAacggtgatagttcaggtaggaaaaaggAAACCTCTAATAGTTAGGGGAAAGTGATAATTCAGTGttttttgaccattaactctaCCAATGATAAAAAATAATGCCAAATCAGTTTCCATTACAATCATAATATCAGAAGGTACAACtattttttcaaatatatatttcAGGTACCAAAGAGGAGCAACTAATAGTTGTGGTGTGAAACTTGCGAAAAAGTGATACAATTCAGGTTTGTTTTCGACCATTAACTCTACCAATTATCAATGATAATGCCAAAACAATATCCCGTGCAATTAAAACTGCAGAAGGTACAACACACATGAAGCACAAATTAATCTGGTAATAACAATACTACTAGGTGATGGAACTGACAATCTCTAAGCAATTTCCCGTACAATCAAAATTGCAGAAGGTACAATACACATGAAGAACTCAAGCACAACACTATCAATATTCGTACCTGAACaatcaccatctatgtattaaaacacacctagtTGAGTACATGCTCATAGTTCAGGACCGATAGTTGGTAGTTGGGATGTCAAACTCGCGAAAAAGCGATaattcaggtgtgtttttgaccattaactctaGTCTCTACCAATTATCAATAATAGTCCCTAAACAATTTCCAGTACAATCAAAACTGCAGAAGGTACAACACACATGAAGCACTGAAGCACAAATTGATGTGGTGTTAAAGAGTAACATACTAGGGTTTCAGGACGAGCATTCTgccttagcttagcttcaagttCAGGACTGCGAGAATTAGTAGCTGACATAACACAGAAACCTATTATCCCTGGAACCACACCACAAACCGTCGCAAATCCGATGAAGAACGGCTTGgattccttcgtttgtctcactatCCACCTCCATGTTCCGCTCTTCTCCCATAGAATCGACATCGAATTTTGTGATTTCTCTGATTCTCTCTCACACTTTTCTTCTACTAGTACTATCGAACATTTCTTGGCAAAAGCATAGACAGCATTTTGgtcttacaaaatgatttaaaaaaaaaaaatggtcccttatgttagTGCGAGTTCGAAGTAGTCCCTTACACTTTGTTTGGATTGTTGTATCGTATTACTCTGCGTCTTGAATTATCTGTTACTTTTTATTTTACATgctctttaaaaaataattattaataGGATATTTGACCTACTTTATCCTTATTATGTTAAGGGTATATGACCTACTTTAAAAATCCTTATAACATTAAATCTCTCCAAATCtaatatttactctatttatgtgtcatctccattaatgacaaaattctattAAAGATAAAtgaagaaaaataattaaaactttaatatttatttatataagTGAAAAATTACAGgtcataataactttataaatatatttctatGCAGATAatgcaaaaaaatttaaaaatagagTCAAATTTTTAAGGATAGTTTATTTATACTGTAAatgaattttattataattaagAAAGATTCCATTAGTGACAACCACTTGTTTATTTATATAAACCATAGAtaataagagagaagtgaaacttaaatatgCAAACATGtatgcacatacatatacacatactgCATATAATTTTgaaataacaataaaaaaaataggCTTAAGTGATTAAAACGCCCTCAAACTTGGCACGAATCGCAACTTTAGTCCTCAAATTATTGTTGCACTTCGAGACACTCCTAAACTTGGAAAAATGGGTTTTAATTCATCCCCGAACTGCCACATGGCACAGCAAGTGTAGTCACGCGAAACAGGCGCGTGAGAGTTGCcacgtcagtttttttttttcaaaaaaaaaaaaaaaaatcaattttggaaaattcattagaaagtatatttttttaaaatcagaaaaaactattttttttaaatgtggaaaACCCATTTTTTGAAAACAAATCTGGACtggattttttattaaaaattctGGAACTTTTTAAATCTTGAAAACTGAGAAACCcattatttttttagaaaaaatctggaaaattgattttttttttttaattaaaaaacttgGACTTTTTAAAAATATGGAAAACTAAATAAACCCATTTTTCTAAAAAAGAATctgaaaaattgaatttttgattAAAAACTTGAACTTTTTAAAAATTTGGGATACTGATTTTTTTTAAGAATAAAGTGGAAAACTAATGATTTTTTCCTAGATTTAAAAATAATCTAATTTATCgggattaatttttttaaaaaaaaatgggttttccacattttaaaaaataatcagtttttccagtttttttttaaagaagtgttttaaaagaatcatgaaaatctatatttttaggacaattttaaaaaaaaatcaagttttcatttttttaaaatccaTTTTTTACAAATATTTTAATTACAAGTgtagtttttcatttttttttaaatcaaatttttcatatttaaaataaatatttcattgttcctgattttttataaaaaaaaaaaaaaaccacttttacatttttttttcaaaacaatttatctatGTGGAGAACACATAGGATGAAAATGCCATGTGGCATTAATATTTTACACATGGAGGGCCACATAAGCCATTTATTATAGCTGAACCCGCGAGTGACTACACTCACTCCGGGTCATGAGCTCAAGGGTGTAATAAAACCCATTTAGCCAAATTAAGGGTGTCTTGAAGTCCATCAATAGTTTGAGAACTGAAGTTGCAAAACGTGAAAAGTTCGGGAACGTTTTAGTCACTTAAGCCTAAAAATAGAATTAGATTTTATCACAAATTCATAGAAAAatattattctacttataatgttaatgaacttaaataagAATCTATAAATATCTAgataaaaaagataaatatatatatgatataaaaATGTATTGCATAAATGGAAGATTGAAAAAAATAAGGGTGAAATAGGCATTGCATTGGATAAAGGAGGGGGtatctattgttcaaagttgaggggggttttaatttttaaagaaaatttgggggtgaaaatgattttcacctTTTTTTAAATAAGTAAATTATATTTCAGGATTACGGGAATTAGGGGCTGACATAACGCAGAAATCTATAATCCCTGGAACAACGCCGCAAACAGTCGCGAATCTGATGAAGAACGGCTTCGAATCCTTCATTTACCTCACTATCCTTCTTCATGTTCCACTCTTTTCCCATAGAATCGACATGGATTTTGTGATGGGATTTGTGATTTCTCTGATGATCAAACGCTTTTCTTCTACTATTTTCTAGAACATTGCTTGGGAagaaggggaaatgaaatataaaaGGCCTTTTAGcttaaaaaataacaaaaaattgGTCCCCTATGTTTGAGTTATGTTCAAAATAGTTTCTTACATATACATCTATGCCTTTTATTACTGCGGTCTTTACCGTTTCCAGACCCCACCTAGTGGGATTATATTGGGTTTGTTATTTTTGTTACATCGGAGTAATTTTGATCTTTTAAGTTTGGTAAAGTTAATACTTCTAGTCTGATTTATGTTCGTTAAATTTGATGCAATTAATGGTGGAGAAAAGGATTTAACCTTAAATACCAAGAAAGTCTCGTCAAATATTTAAAAAACTACACCAAATTATAGAAATACTTCTAtcttcccaatttatgtgatactcttTCATTTTTTATTAATCCCAAAGAGAACACATCTTTCTTATATTTTGTAACAATTTAACTTCaacttcctattttacccttaatgaaatactttctagccacacaaatatctataacttattatggaccacaagtttcaaaagtctttctttcgtTCTTAAATTATGTGCCAAGTCAAAAAAcctcacataaattaggacggaggaaGTAAATTATAAATTGCAGAAACTACACTAATTGAACCGCTAAATGTAAGTTTCctctaatttcattttttttcatggTTCCCCTTAAAGTCTTTCCTTTTCTATCAATCCGTGTTTCTCCCCTCCGCATCGGTTCTATGATTCTATCTGATAGACATAGTTCGGTAAATATTTGatggagactaaaagtgttaacttttgacgAATTTATAGGATCACAATTGTCCAGTGCATATTTAAGAAATTACTTTGACCCTATCCTCAAacataagggatcatttttgtcattttctcataCTTTGCTTGCTCCCCAAGAGTTTGGTTTGAAGGCAGTAACTCCCCTAAAGTctatagaaattgcaaattaGAGAGTCAAACTTTGAGAAAACCCAAAAAGAGTCTTTTATATTTGGAATTTCATTTAAAAAGATCCTTAATGTATATAGTAGAGCAATTTGGTCTCATTCAATTGAATGGCTTGCCTACTTTCAGTGCTCGTAGGTAGCGCTACTAATGAAAACTGACAAATCAAAGCATattgagattttttttattttttttttgttatttgaaTAGTTAGTTTGATTTTCGATTTGAAAAAACAACCaacatttggtttgattttagttttaataattaattataTTCTTTAAATAATCGAATATTACTTATTGTTATAACCATTAATGGCATAGATTCGTCGTTCATTAAAACGTATATATCTAATTTTTCACATGTTAGCAAACAAAAATTTACTCTTAGAATGAAGAGAAATCATAATAATCGAAATACACATGTTATGTATTTGAGTATTCTACAATATGCAAATCGTATAGTAGATAGACGATGTGCATTTTGATCCCTTTGCGCATGAATTTTCACAAATTTAACGAAATATTACCTCTTAAACTATTTAACTACCCATATATACTTGCTTAGATTTGTATGTTCACGTCATATTTGAGGTAGAGAAATATAGTTATAAAAATAActtatatataacatatatcCACTATATAAAGGAACATAATACGCATGTTTTAATTAATCGAAGATTAATTTCCTTAGGCAAAAGTTTTCCAGTTCCGTCAAATGACCCAGCCTCCCCCGACTCTTCCACTATCCAGGCTTACTTTCCTCCCTCCCTCCCTATGGTATGCTCCCTCGTCACATGCCTAAGCTAAATATCACAAGATCGATTAAAATGAGAATTTACCCAATGCAATTATCCATTAAGTATTTTAATTAACACAATCTCAATTTATTCCATGTTTAAAAGAGTGGAATTAATTAGTGATTTTCAAATCGTGCGTTATAATATGTAAAGATATTTTCATTTAGTGCACTTCCATATTTTAGTTCCATGTAGTGCATATAAATTAATAGATGCATCTTAATTTGTTCCAaacataattttctcaaaataaaAGTATACTCTAGTCAATAAAATCTTATTTTTGTCTCTCTTATGTTTTCATCCATTGAACACATCAGGAGGACTTCTCAGGACATATCATGTTCACATAGTAAGTGCTTTACCTAATAATAATGTCCCGTTGAGGATTCATTGTCAATCTAAAGATGATGATCTTGGTTATCATAAGCTTAAGGTCGGACAAAATTTCACTTGGTCATTTCATGAGAAAGTCTTTTGGGGTATGCTTTTTTGGTGTCATTTCTGGTGGAGTCCAAAAGAGGCAGTGTTTAACGTGTTTGATGATGGATGGGCATGCATAGGGGCTGGTCCAAAAGTTACCACATCATGTACTTGGGTTGTAACTTGTAAGGGAAGATGGTTTTGTGTTGAATGGGTCTAAAGAACGTGATTGGGCTTAAAATCAAATAATAATGTTCTTTTTTCGTAATTTTCTTTTCATGTATAAACATAACATACGGTTTTATTATGATATTATATCAACTAAAAATACTAAGCAGTAGTTCCTATGTTATGATTGTGCACTCTTTCCCCTCTTCGAATGTCTATATTTTCGATGtgaaacattagcatagcatttgagcatgatttcaaatcatgttgaTTTGAAGTTAAAATATTATTTGGACGTGTAGTTTGAattaagggtgtcaagtgggccgggccagctCGAACCCAGCCCGGTAAACCCGGCCCACCACCGGCCCGGCCCAAGCCCACTAAtaggtgtaaggggctgggctaggtgggttttattagggggctgggccggacaaggtggaaagcccaccagcccggcccaccatcagcccgggtgatggcccaccggggcaccggcccggcccagcccggcccacttcaaattaaaaaaaaaaataagtattacatttattactaataataagtattttaaaaacattgtatcccaataaaatagttgtagctataattgtgggattcttaaaattttggaagcaaatatatgaaatatttattaattattcaaaccatagttagaatcttactttagttaattaaaacttaaccattaattttaagaTATAATGTCGCTTGGAGATCCATCGGTACAAACATCTCCAATGTATGGAGATGtcgattatgaaaattttgagccaattcctcctaatgttaatatggaagaattgaataaaatggtggaaaatatgtagatttaaatttgaagagttgtcaaattgaattttctttttctagtttaagtttacgaaatcaaagaaaagtagttgtaagtttgtaagctttaaagtttaaattcgactttgcaattattgattaataaaactaaaggttcactgagcctttgaatttcttttcaaatttgtgttataattttatttacaagaataataatctgtacgcagtcaaaatagaactataa includes these proteins:
- the LOC132611310 gene encoding uncharacterized protein LOC132611310 — translated: MSILWEKSGTWRWIVRQTKESKPFFIGFATVCGVVPGIIGFCVMSATNSRSPELEAKLRQNARPETLMMGKVNKERLAEYLGELQRKENTNDRYVAALKGETLTRKPYQRIQPVSNPSDTEAKKEQK